The genomic DNA CTTGACCAACACAAACAGTAGCCAAAAGGCAAGCAAATAAAGGCTGCGTGCACATAGCCAGACCATCTCTACTTCTCTATTCATGACATAAATGCATGCATATCCAGCATATACTTTACGAACGTACACAGGCGCAAACTAAGTATGTGCGCGCTGTACACATAAGGTCTTTCGGATAATTATATTAGGCTTTGAATTACCAGAAGGTTTATAAATAAAACTGAGACAGGACCacatattttctttgaatgcAGATACTCAAGGCGCATCTGGTGTGAAATAGCGTCCTGGATCGCAGTGCCAGAACTTTCAACCAACAAATTGGGATCATGCTGAAACATTACACAAATGGTGGGAGGCTAGGGCCACGACCCCGGGGATAGCACAAGGGCTTGCAATCCTTGATCAGGCTGGTCTGCTGGGAAGTCTGCACAACGCTCGGATTTTTGACAGAGCTGAGTCACCCTGTTTACGGTGGTTTCGAGGATAAAGACGAGGCTAGGACatggggcctgttcgcttcagcttataagccggctgaaaagctgaaacggctgatttattgtgagagaaaaatactgtttggtggctgataagccggccgaataagctgaagcgaacaggctcatGGACTCTAGCCGGTGCAAAGCATTTAGTGCTTCTGTTGTATGGAATGTgactttctatctttttttagGACCTATTgctcttgttttgttttgtggcCATCGGCCTCCCTTCTTCTAATTAATATAACAGGCAGCTCTCCTACCTATTCATTTCAAAAAATAAGTAAATAAAACTGAAACAATCTAAGGCCATTCAGAAAGGTTCCGAGCCCAAGGGAAAGAAAAACAGCATATTGGACTGAATTCAAATTATGCACAGAGAAGACTAGCTTTATATGCCGCCTCTTCTTATATTTCAAAGTAACAGTAGTTTCATGACACGACATTCCACGATTAGTAACCACATATTATAGTCCCATCAGTAAATTACCCATTATAAAGTGTACTCCATCAGCTAGCATGCTTTTGCGGTGTCCTTGCTAGAACTGAATTGGCGGTACTTCAATTTGATGTTCAAACACTGTCAGCATGCATGACATAACACATTGGATGGACCTGGACAAATCCATACAAGTACGCTGTAAAAGGTGTGTGTGCAGTTGACAACAACAGCCATACCTCCAACTTGCATAACAGTGTGAGGAATAACTGGCCAAAATAATAAGGAGGCAGTATCGTCCTCTGGATTCTAGAGAGGAGTGCCACCCGTTGAACTGTTTCCTATTGTCAATTGAGAAAAGTACTCGATTTTCGACTGAGATCAAAACCTATTTAAAACTTACTATGGCATCTAAAACTTTATTTATGGCCTTTTGAATGGAATCTATAACGAGAGACCACTGCCAACCTACTATCCCACGCCAACGGGCTTTTGTTGACTAGTTCGTGGTCCGTACGTAGCTTAGTTTTTCTGAAGTGTTGTCGACTTTCCACTTTAACTAGCAATATTCTACGTACGAATCTCAACTATTGATAGTGTGATATTGTCTTCTTCCGCTTAGCTGGGATGGCGGAATTTGTGGATGGAGTTTGTTAAGACCATATCCTATTATTGATTTCACTAGAAAATTAaccttttgtttatttttttggaaaagtaGCGGGTGAAGCAATAGTAAACCAACTTCTTTGTCAGCAGACGCTGCCAATCATTTGCTCTATAGCTTAAGCAGTAGTAAAGCAACTTCAGGGTAGAGGCCGGAGTTCGGAAATGTGGAAGTAAATCGCGCGATCCACAAAAACAGCAGccataaaaaggaaaaggaaatggaagaagaaagaaacggGAGGGGATCAGACACGGATCCACTTGCCTACAAGCTCTGAATCAATCCTAACTAAAAATGCACGAATTTTGGAAAAGCTCGAGCGCGACGCGATTTTGCCCTCACGCCCGAAAGTAACGCGCCTTATTTTACCTGGGCAGTGTTGTTCGCTCCCGGGGCACCAGCTCACCGCAAGCCAAGCGCCATGGCGTCCCTCTCGCTTCCCGCCTGCTTCGCCGCCTCTTTAAATAGCCGCGTTCCTCGTCGTTCGCTTCCTGGCAAGCCGCATGCACGCCCGCCCGCAGCCACTGCAATCCCTGGCACACGTGCAGATAATAGTGGTGTGAGCAGAAGAGAAGGCTGCTATGTGCATAGTGTGATTGGGTGTGGTGGAGTAGTGGAGCTGTGCAGCCCTAACGCGGCGCGGATCAATGTCCGACCACCGCGGGCCGGCCTCGCCTCGGACGGGGAAGCACCCCTACTACCGCGGCATCCGGAGCCGCAGCGGCAAGTGGGTGTCGGAGATCCGGGAGCCGAGGAAGACGCGCCGCATCTGGCTCGGCACCTTCCCGACGGCCGAGATGGCCGCCGTGGCCTACGACGtggccgcgcgcgcgctgcgCGGTCCCGACACGGCGCTCAACTTCCCGGACCTGGCCGCGTCGCGCCCCGCGCCAGCGTCCACCTCCGCGGACGacatccgcgccgccgccgcggaggccgccgcggcgctgcagGAGCCCGATCGCCACTCGGCCCAAGGCGGCGGCATTGCTCCCGCTGCGGCCGGTGGgacggcgcagcagcagcccggCGGGAGCAGCGCCGCGGCACATCAGCAGgaaggcagcagcagcgcggGGAGCCAGTACTACCTGGACGAGGAGGCCCTCTTCGAGACGCCGCAGTACCTGCGCAACATGGCCGCCGGTATGATGATGAGCCCCCCGAGGCTCGGCCGCAACTCGTCCGACGACTCGCCGGACCCGTCGGAGGCCGGGGACAGCCTCTGGAGCTACCGTGATCCGTAGATCGATACCGGTAATGGCGATGGCAGCAATAATTTGATGTGGCGATGACACTAATAAGCTCTACTACTACTGCTCTTGCTGCCTGCAGGCAGCTACTACGCGCTACTGAACCTGGAAGCTTGAAATGATATGGAGAGAAGGACGGAGGGCGAGAGGTGCCCCGGCCGTGGAgcactgttttttttctttctatccAGTCCAGCCGCCATGTGTGCCGGGGGATAGCTTTTCAGTCCTCCGCCGGAAGATGCAGTGTATCTTTCCTTCTCCTTTACCCCTCGATGTGTGTGTTTCTGCTGTGAAGCCAGAAGGCCGACCGGGAAGGTCTTCCTTTTCCACTCAATTCGACTTGGctctagctagctagtactACCTCGCTATTTGGCCGTTGCAGTACATATGAAAGTATGAAACTGCAAAGGTACAcatatatatgcatgtatgTACAGTTACTTGGAATGCCAAGTGGGGAGTACGTCCTGAGGGGACGACCTGGTGTATTGCATGAGCAGATGCCGTTGTGTAAAGCTTGTATTGTTCGAATTAATCGGTAATCTCTGTTGGTGGATAAGCTATAAGATGTGCGCGCAGCGCATCGCTGTCCACCTTTATATTGCCATCACTAAACACTTtctgtttctacaaatttcgcAGTTTTTCTGAAGCGTGTGTGGCCGTTTCCGCTTTGGAGGGGCTTGGCCCCGTTGCAATGAAAAGATGATTGAGCAGAGAACGGGATGACATCTTGGCAGTATGCACAATTCAAGTGATTCGTCGCCACTCCACTGCTTCTGGAGAGCCATACAATCTTATTCGCCTACGCATAACCAGCTGCTTGCTTTTCCGTACACCCATGGAAAGTGACTGATTTCATGTAGCAGTCAAGCTCTTCGTTCGGTAGCAGCAAAGACCTTGCTATGGATAAGCAGTGCCCATTATCAACCAAACTAAGTGTCTGTATATGATGCAGTTGTTGTCTATCCAGTTGAACTCCGTCGTTCCCTCCGTCATCGGTGCATCGCCTCGATCCCGGCCTTGCTGGCCTATGCCTTAACAACGTTACAAATCCTCAAGTTCGAAATATGTGTGTGAAATTGATTTCAATTTTAACTTCAAACCCGGGATAAGGTTTCATAATTCTGATAACTGAATTAGGTGTCCTCTATTGTTTACGCTAGCATAAATTACCTTTTTTATCCATTGCATATATGAAACAGCGAACTGATCTCCACACAAAACATTTCATCAGTTTTAATTTCTGATCCGCTGAGTTTGAAGACAAATTAAACTATATAAAAGATGCGGTGGCGCTTGCTTGCCTTGAAATGCATAGCCATCGGAGGTGCTCTCTCTATCTTTTAGATCATTTTGCTTGTCAGCTCGCATGCATATATCCTACATAACGCTTCAATCTTGTGAGCTTGAGAGGCGGTACCATTTCGATCATTTTGTTACCGTTTTTTTTGGTTATTTCGTCTTATAAGATCCATGTTTCAAGGAAAATTATGATCGACTTCGGATGGTCCCACCAATCAATAATAACTTTTTTTCGAGATGACACCGGTTAATGGAAGTTGTTTCCATTAACCAACGTAGGATTGGAACAAGGACGCAATCTGCAGAGGCcttgattgaaataaaaatattataccCATCGTCCTACATTTGAAAGTTTGTGGTACAAAAGTGGTTACATCGTTTTTTATTTAGAAATATTTGTAATGTTAAATTTTTGTTGCTACAAATGATATATTATAAGAGCAATTAGCAGTAAAAGTGTAAAATTGAATATTCTGCTAGATCAAACCACGCCTTACATTTTTAGATGAAGGGATCGGTAGAAGAGATTATTTATATCTGCTGAAAGAAATAAAAGCAGATGATTTATAAGTAGCAATAATATGATTATACTACTGCCACGGGTATCGCCAGCAGTATATTTCTTCTGATAGCATAGGTTGTGATGCTATTGCATGTTTGCAAAGTTTGATTGTGTTACCGAATCTTTGATTTATCCTACAGTAAAATTTAGATACGTTCCTACACTTTTGGGTACAAAATCAAGCTGCAGTAATGGGGGGAAATCCGCAGCAGCACTTGCACAGTTTAGAAGTATTCCGAGGAGCCAAGTGGTGGTTACTGGTAACCAACCACCGAACAGGCAACAGCTACTGGTGGCCAAGCCCCCTCCAGAGCAACACGTGTCCGTGCGTTCCGCTGCTCAGCTGATCGGCTGATGAGTGCTGTGGCCACGAGACGACAAAAGCCACTCCCGCCTTTGCGCTGCCCGGggtcgccgcgcgcgcccgcatGAGGTTACGCAGGCACAGCTGCTGAGCAGTGGTCCGCAGACTGGCGGCCCCGTACCCTGCGCCACTGAGCGCGCACGCGCTGCCTGCCCCTACCCGCCCGCGCCCAGCCCGGCGAGCAGAGCCAAAGCGCGGCTTTGGCCGCGGCCGCGAGGGCCCTACGGCTGCCGGATCGACGACAGGCCAGGCCGCGCCGGGCCACGGCGGTACGGACACTATCGGAGTCCctggcggcacggcggcggggggaTGATCCGGCCCGAAACGGACCGAATCATGGCGTCACGGACGTGCGGTTCTCATCGTACAGTTTCGTGCCCCTGCCCCTCCGCCTTGCATTTGTCCACGAGTCACGGCGAATCTGGCCGCCCTGCGCCTCTGGCGACCATTGGCCGGCACAGTGGCCATGGCCACCGCTAATAACCTGGCCTCCGACAGCATCAACAGCGCCGCCCGCTAGTTCCCTTTCGGAGGTGCATGATTGACCCGGCATAGACAGATCAGTGGTGTGGTGCCCCGGCGCCTTGATAATTACGGATTAGATCCGGGAGCCAAACTTATGCTTTTGCGTAGCTAGATTTGTTGCCGGCGCCTTTCTTTCACTGTGTGCTTGCCATATGAGGGCTGAACTAGGACGCTAGGAGCTGGTCAGTGGCCACCACATCGACTCATTGAGGAAGGGAGAAATCAGTAACGCAGCTGCAGTGTGGGTGGCACTGTGACGGCGATGATCTCCTCCACTTTCCACGGGTCCCAGTCCCATGGACGGTCGACCCATCCCGACTCCCCGAGTACTACTGCGAGTGCAGCAGCGGATGCATCTAGCTCGTGGACCGATTCAAAAAGCGGCGCTGTCATCATCAGCTGAAAACGGCAAGACCAAGCCCCACAGCGCAGAGGCATCAATCTACCCGTCGGATATCCCCATCCGCCCATACGGCTCCGACAGAAGATCACGCGCTCTCCAACTCATATCACAGTTGACGCGAGTCCGCANNNNNNNNNNNNNNNNNNNNNNNNNNNNNNNNNNNNNNNNNNNNNNNNNNNNNNNNNNNNNNNNNNNNNNNNNNNNNNNNNNNNNNNNNNNNNNNNNNNNagacacacacacaacacacaATCCAAAAGCGCTTCCTTCACCGATCGATGGACTGGGCGTACTCCGGCAGCGGCTACGGCTACTACTCCTCGTCGGGGACGCCGTCTcccccggcgggcggcgacgggggcgagAACGCGTACATGACGGtgtcgtcggcgccgcccaAGCGGCGCGCGGGGCGGACCAAGTTCAAGGAGACGAGGCACCCGGTGTACAAGGGCGTGCGCAGCCGGAACCCCGGGCGGTGGGTCTGCGAGGTGCGGGAGCCCCACGGCAGGCAGCGCAtctggctcggcaccttcgaGACCGCCGAgatggcggcgcgcgcgcacgaCGTCGCCGCCCTGGCGCTGCGCGGGAGGGCCGCCTGCCTCAACTTCGCGGACTCGCCGCGCAGGCTCCGCGTGCCGCCGCAGGGCGCGGGGCACGAGGAGATACGCCGCGCCGCGGTGGAGGCGGCCGAGCTGTTCCGCCCGCAGCCCGGGCAGCACAATGCCGGCGGCTCCGAGGCGGTGGCGATCGCGGCGCCCGACGCCCAGGGCAGCGGGGGGCTCTGCGGCGACTTCGCTTACTACCCGGTGGACGACGGCCTGGAGTTCGAGATGCAGGGGTACCTTGACATGACGCAGGGGATGCTCATCGACCCGCCGGCAGCGAACGCGGGGCAGTCGGCGTGGATCGAGGACGACTACGACTGCGAGGTCAGCCTGTGGAGCTACTGATCGCGCGTGTTTGGACCGAGCCGGCTTTGGCGCGAACGACCCTTGTACAGTTTATGGTGTGCTAATGTGTACTGTTTCCCTGCCGTTCTGACGAAATGCGATGCGATCAGAAGGAGCAGAGGAGTTTGCTTTAGCTTTCCGGATGCTGCTTCTGCACGTGGCACTGGAGTTAGCATGGCCAAGGTAGCCTTGGCGCCAGATAATTGACACTTGGTGCGGCCGCCCTTTATTTCAAGTGTAAGATCACCTGGTGTAATAAACAGCAGAGTCTGCGGAATGTTTGATCCTGCAGGTAGGAGCCGCAGGGATCTTAATGAAGTTGCCGTGTGATTGCCCGAAGAATTTTAGTGGAATTTACTTGGAACTATGCTCTACTAAGCTCTATGCATGGATCGTGGATGTCCATTCAGGGGGGAAATAAGGATGGGGAAAAGAGACAGGGACCTGTATGTTCCGAACATTTTGAAATTGTGCGGTTCAGGCTATTAGCAGGTAGCAGCAAAGGATTTTGCTGTGTGCCTATGTAGGTCTGGTCCTCGAGCTTGCTTGCAGCTTTGCAGGCCATGTTTCTGTTGGACTGAAGATTTCTGCAAGGATGCTTCTTGATCTGAAAATCTTGTTTGCGGCAAGAGGCTTGTGTATCAGTGTATGAGTCACAGAGTCTGTCATTTTACCAAATGGAGCCCGGATGTTCCCCGATATTCGTCGAGTTTGATCAGAACTCACGCCGTCGACGAAGGTTCTGGAGAGTTCTCAGGTCTCAATCCCAGAGTTCGATCAGAATTCACGCCGTCGACGAAGATTCTGGAGAGTTCTCAGGTTTCAGTCCCAGATGCAGTGCAGTTAGCTGAATACTTCCGCTGTCCGTCGGTCCGCCTGTCCCCTCTCCATGTCACTTCCAACTTCAGAAAGACGCTTCCTGGAGCAAAACAGCACCCGGGCCGATTGGTTAtgtttagcacctatcatatcgaatgtttaaatactaattagtcatatcaaatatttaaatattaattaggagtattaaatatagactatttacaaaactcattacacagTTGGATGCTAAACGGCGAGGataatctattaagtctaattaattcatgatttgacaatgtgctgctacagtaaacatttgctaatgatggattaattaagcttaatagattcgtctcgttatttagcctccatctgtacaattagttttataattaatttatatttagtcctactaattagcctccgaatatttgatgtgacacggactaaactttagttggagTAAACAAACGCCCCTCGCCAAATTACCAGACGCCAGTCACGATCTTTTGCACCTGGTCAGACGGGACAGACCTTCCGACTGTGAACCTGCAGATGTCGCTTTACCTTTACCCCAGAGTACTTCAATTTCAGCATCCACGCGACAGTGCTAAAGTGCCAATTACAATTAGTACCCCGGTATACAACAGGGAAGATACGGAGTGTGCTGCTCGCTGCATCTTCGGAATATTCAGTcagcatgttcgcttcagcttattcaaccggcttatcagtcaccaaatagtattttcctctcacaataaattagccatttcaacttttcagccgacttacaagctgaagcgaacaggtccagTGTCCTTCAGTATCTGACAGTTTTCACGCGCAACTTCAGGGGCAAATCAGTTCCTACTCCTGCCCTTGTCTTCTGGCAACCGAAGACTCAAAAGGGCAATGGCAATCGCCGCAAGATAACGTACGTACCAAAATACAGCGGCTGCTGCCAACGAGTCGTAACGATAACGACGGACTTTGTCTCCACTCCCTATTCAATACGTATAGAATAAACACAAACCTGTCAACCTGTGCAAAAGGCCAGGCACGCTAACCCACCGCAAGCCAACACCGGCCCAAACCTGCTGCCACTGGAATCCAATAAAGCACCGGTTCATTGCCCAATCATAAGGGCTCCCTATCAGCGATTCAGCGGCAACGGCAACGCACCGGACCGGGCCAAAAGCGCGCCTAGGAGGAAGTTCCACGCGGCCAGGCGCCCAGGCCGCCGGCCGGGTGCCGGTGGCGGacgccacggcggcgcgcgggggtgGCGCAGACGCGCGCAGTGGCCTGGTGCACGCAGCACGCCGACCCACCACCCTGGCACCACGCCGAGTACGTTTTCCTTTCCCTGCCGCGCtcggcgccctcctcctctgcaTTCGCGAGGTCGCGGATCTCCATGCGCGCGGCTTCGCCCGCACGCGACGCGACCACCAGACCGCCACGATCGGCCAGCGCGCGGCCGGCCACGTAGGTGGGGAGAGCGCTCAGAGCGGGCCGGGGGCGCACGGGTCCACGATTTTTGAACCCCTGGCACCGCACCCGATGGGCGCCACGCGTGGTGCTGCTGCTAAAACTAGCCGGCCGGCACATGAGCCGGACCTGCCCCGGCACGGAGCTCCACCCGGCGCTCGCGCGCGCCCTGCGCTTTGCGTCGGAAACGGGGGTGTGAGCTTGCCGTCGCCAGTTCAAATCCAGTTCGAATGAGTAGAGAACGAGCCATTTCGAGTATTGAGTAGAGATCGAGGTTCAGTGGATTCGTGCTCTCTCGCAGTGAACTGAACTCAATTAGACTCTTCTCTAGTTCAAAATTGCATTAGGATTCGAGCAGTAAATTAAATTTGGCATGACCCTTGTAGAAATGGGTTAAAAATTGAAAGTAGCCACTAAACAATGTCACGGTCCGGCACGATTCATATACGCTCGACCGACAGTCAGACAAATGGACGCTGGATCAGGACGGTCATTCTTATTTATTGCACTTGCATACACGAGCTCTTAAACCCAGTCAAAACGCGACAAATTCGGCCTGAAAACGATACGAGCATCCGATGCAGGTGCGCACCGCTTATCTGCAACCACCCCCTCCGTAGGCCGCCACCGTTTATAACGTGCATGCGGCTCTTTTGACAGCGGCCTGCAAAGCACAAAGCGCAGACATCCCCTGCTCCCCCTGACGCCGCTGAGTTCCTGCTTCCaagttgcagttgcaggcttGTAGCTCAAAATTTATTGCTCCCTTCTTCTCAAGCGCACGCCAGCTCGGTCACCTCATGTCCTAACCCCATCCGGCCATACATTAGCAGGCAGCAGCCGAGCCCTGGCGGTTTCGTCTTCGTCTCTGCTCTCCCAACCTCCCCTAGGACACAGGTCACATCGATCTCCTCTGTCTCTCCGGCGCACAAGAGCAAATTATCCCTCCGGAGTAATCCGCGGTGCAGTTCGGTTAATTGCGCAAGAAACCGCTGCCGGCCATGGACGGCGTGGAGCTGGAGGGGAGGCCGAGGCAGCCACTGATGCTCAAGGAGTGGCTGGAGCTGGAGTCAAGCGCGGAGCTCTCCCGCGACGGCTTCGGCTGCTACCcgcgccacctcgccgccgagctccgGAGCGCCAACGGCAGGCGGAGGAACGGGGACGTTGTCGCCAGGTTCTCGGCCGCGGTGAGGGCCGCGCTGTCCCGCCCGCCGGCGGGACgcgagggggaggcggccgcgCTGTCCAGGAGCCTCTCGAGGAGGCTGCGAGCTGGGTTCTGGAGGAAGCGGAGGGGGGAGGCCGAGGAGACGGACAGGCCGGTGGCCAGCTGCTCCGCCGCGAGTAGCACGAGGAGGGATGCACCGTCGAGGTCGCCGGCAATGTCTCCTCGTCGCACGAGCTGGGAGGGACGGCAGGCCGGTGGCGACAGCGCAGGTCTCAGCGGCGGCCGTCGGAGCTATGAAACAGAGGTAGGAATAATTAACCCTTCCTTTTCTTGATCATAGCTAGCAAATTCGCGTATATCTGATTCATCGTGATGATTCTGTGGATTATGATGACTGATCATGAAGGTTGAGGGATGCGAGTGCGAAACAACGTGTCACTTGGACGAGGAAcgggagcaggagcagcggcTGAGCCCAGTTTCGGTGATGGACTTCCCCAGCCAGGACAGAGACGACGGCAACGACGACGACTGCAACGaccacggcggcggcaacggccagAGTGAGGACGACGGTGCCTCACCGACGTTTGAGCAAAGCCTAGCCAACATCCGAAGTAAGTCCTCTGCTTTCCGTTTGGCTCCATTCCCAACTGAACTCAGTTGACCCAGACACCCAGTTTACTGCTTTCTTTGGCGACATGCAAGTTGCACTGCTCCGTTTCGTGTGCATccgttttttttcctttttctttttcactcGCTCATCACGTAGAAACATCTGCAAAGATAATCCTTCCACCAGTACACGGTAGGAAGGTTCCGTTTGATATGCTTCTTCTAGCTAcacttagattataatctagaTGAAAATTATCTTGtttctcgcttttcgcttctcgtagttcaaatctctTAAGCTGTTTACCACATAAACGAGAATCGgtagaaataaataaaatatttgatgAGATTATCGTTTATTTTCACCAATAAACCGTTTATAAGTTGGGGACCTTAACTGTCCCTGATAATCCCGAGGGGCAAAAAAAACAAGCACACCGACTCGGTCATGTAGGTAACGGAACCTTTTCTTTGTCAGAGGTCCGTACTTCGTTTTGCACAGTCTCCCACTGCTCGTTGCCTCGTGCTAGTGCCAAGCTGCTTTCACCGTTTCCCTCGATAGGCAGTCGATCGATCTGGGCCGTGAAACAGAGCACGCACACGCGTGCGGCTTGACGCGCACGATTCGTTGGCGTATTAGGGGTTTTAGGTCTGTAGGATCGTTCATGTTGCCATGTTGGTAGCCTGTTGCTATCGAGCCTAGCTTGCTTATCTGCCCAAGGAGATCACGCATGGGCGAGCCGTTGGAGAATAAGAATAGTGCGGCGAGCAGTTCGCccttggaaaaaaaagaaaggcgCGTGGAGGCAGTGTACAAAACGGAAACGAAGAGAACGCGACGTTGATAGCCAAGCGGAACGT from Setaria italica strain Yugu1 chromosome VII, Setaria_italica_v2.0, whole genome shotgun sequence includes the following:
- the LOC101777929 gene encoding dehydration-responsive element-binding protein 1E, with translation MDWAYSGSGYGYYSSSGTPSPPAGGDGGENAYMTVSSAPPKRRAGRTKFKETRHPVYKGVRSRNPGRWVCEVREPHGRQRIWLGTFETAEMAARAHDVAALALRGRAACLNFADSPRRLRVPPQGAGHEEIRRAAVEAAELFRPQPGQHNAGGSEAVAIAAPDAQGSGGLCGDFAYYPVDDGLEFEMQGYLDMTQGMLIDPPAANAGQSAWIEDDYDCEVSLWSY
- the LOC101778326 gene encoding uncharacterized protein LOC101778326, whose protein sequence is MDGVELEGRPRQPLMLKEWLELESSAELSRDGFGCYPRHLAAELRSANGRRRNGDVVARFSAAVRAALSRPPAGREGEAAALSRSLSRRLRAGFWRKRRGEAEETDRPVASCSAASSTRRDAPSRSPAMSPRRTSWEGRQAGGDSAGLSGGRRSYETEVEGCECETTCHLDEEREQEQRLSPVSVMDFPSQDRDDGNDDDCNDHGGGNGQSEDDGASPTFEQSLANIRRASQQLLQRIRRFEQLAEIDASDVDDATTTAEDTASCHVEELDNLTEDGEGVHAQDPLLSLPEAGSPCAAPHCFKKLLQDFFGEGLSSCQKDGRSDDPEVERSLLETASAWLDGRHRALRPDGKAEVEEIERLGRWRWFREDERELLGSDVEGGIFWSLMEELVDDLC
- the LOC101777226 gene encoding ethylene-responsive transcription factor ERF025 — protein: MSDHRGPASPRTGKHPYYRGIRSRSGKWVSEIREPRKTRRIWLGTFPTAEMAAVAYDVAARALRGPDTALNFPDLAASRPAPASTSADDIRAAAAEAAAALQEPDRHSAQGGGIAPAAAGGTAQQQPGGSSAAAHQQEGSSSAGSQYYLDEEALFETPQYLRNMAAGMMMSPPRLGRNSSDDSPDPSEAGDSLWSYRDP